One genomic segment of Pseudonocardia sp. T1-2H includes these proteins:
- a CDS encoding squalene/phytoene synthase family protein, which yields MTQAPTALDEAYAACEEITRREARNFSYGIRLLPPPKRSALSAVYALARRIDDIGDDGTRSFAEKTADLAAVRDAVDAVGAGSAPHPADPVMIAVTAAATRYPIPLGAFAELVDGVEADARMDARSASTGEAAAPYRTFDDMTVYCRQVAGSVGRLCLGIFGARPHPEAAHYADQLGIALQQTNILRDIREDLGHGRIYLPTEELERFGAEVRLDERGVLADPDGRLAEYIRFAADRARGWYADGLRLIPLLDRRSFACAGAMAGIYRKLLDDIAADPPSTYARRRSLSAWQKAGVAARALTGRPAAASEGPRTS from the coding sequence GTGACCCAGGCCCCCACCGCCCTCGACGAGGCCTACGCGGCCTGCGAGGAGATCACCCGCCGCGAGGCGCGGAACTTCTCCTACGGCATCCGGCTGCTGCCGCCGCCGAAGCGCAGCGCGCTGTCCGCGGTCTACGCGCTGGCCCGGCGGATCGACGACATCGGCGACGACGGCACCCGTTCCTTCGCGGAGAAGACGGCCGACCTCGCCGCCGTGCGGGACGCCGTCGACGCGGTCGGGGCCGGTTCCGCGCCGCACCCCGCGGACCCGGTGATGATCGCCGTGACGGCTGCGGCGACCCGCTACCCGATCCCGCTGGGTGCCTTCGCCGAGCTGGTCGACGGCGTGGAGGCCGACGCGCGGATGGACGCGCGGTCCGCGAGCACGGGCGAGGCGGCCGCCCCGTACCGCACGTTCGACGACATGACGGTCTACTGCCGGCAGGTCGCGGGCTCCGTCGGGCGGCTCTGCCTGGGCATCTTCGGTGCCCGTCCGCACCCGGAGGCGGCGCACTACGCGGACCAGCTCGGGATCGCCCTGCAGCAGACGAACATCCTCCGCGACATCCGCGAGGACCTCGGCCACGGCCGGATCTACCTGCCCACCGAGGAGCTCGAGCGGTTCGGCGCCGAGGTCCGGCTCGACGAGCGCGGCGTGCTGGCGGACCCGGACGGCCGCCTCGCGGAGTACATCCGCTTCGCCGCGGACCGGGCCCGCGGCTGGTACGCCGACGGGCTTCGGCTGATCCCGCTGCTGGACCGGCGAAGCTTCGCCTGCGCCGGGGCCATGGCGGGGATCTACCGCAAGCTCCTCGACGACATCGCCGCCGATCCGCCGTCCACCTACGCGCGCCGGCGCTCGCTCTCCGCCTGGCAGAAGGCCGGGGTCGCGGCCCGCGCGCTGACCGGGCGGCCCGCCGCCGCGTCCGAGGGGCCCCGCACCTCGTGA
- a CDS encoding squalene/phytoene synthase family protein has product MGRSRAAEGAENFPVALRVLPRELRVALRAVYDVVRVIDDLGDEPGPVARSGTETNTGDTAGRRVARLEAFATDLGLVWAGSLPDAAVLRALVPVVRERGLTQDPFDRLIAANLADQRVERYETLADLLGYCALSAVPIGRLVLQLFGVDAPAGSPVEQRADAVCTALQLLEHWQDVAEDRARGRVYLPADDLRVFGVAEADLDAPRATPALARLVRYETDRALELLGSGAAVVADLHGWARIAVAGYVAGGRAAGDALLRVRGDVLGGVASTRRRDVLRHLVVALASARSAPARLSQASTVRSIP; this is encoded by the coding sequence GTGGGGCGATCACGCGCCGCGGAGGGCGCGGAGAACTTCCCGGTGGCGCTGCGCGTCCTCCCCCGGGAGCTGCGGGTGGCGCTGCGGGCCGTCTACGACGTCGTCCGGGTGATCGACGACCTCGGCGACGAGCCCGGGCCGGTCGCCCGCTCCGGTACCGAGACCAACACCGGGGACACCGCCGGACGCCGCGTCGCCAGGCTGGAGGCCTTCGCCACGGATCTCGGCCTGGTCTGGGCCGGGAGCCTGCCGGACGCAGCGGTGCTTCGCGCGCTCGTCCCGGTCGTCCGGGAACGCGGGCTCACCCAGGACCCGTTCGACCGGCTGATCGCCGCCAACCTGGCGGACCAACGGGTGGAGCGCTACGAGACGCTCGCGGACCTGCTCGGCTACTGCGCCCTCTCCGCGGTCCCGATCGGCCGGCTGGTCCTGCAGCTCTTCGGTGTCGACGCCCCGGCCGGCTCGCCCGTCGAACAGCGCGCGGACGCCGTCTGCACCGCGCTGCAGCTGCTGGAGCACTGGCAGGACGTGGCCGAGGACCGCGCCCGCGGCCGGGTCTACCTGCCCGCCGACGACCTGCGCGTCTTCGGCGTCGCCGAGGCCGATCTCGACGCGCCCCGCGCCACCCCGGCGCTCGCCCGGCTCGTCCGGTACGAGACCGACCGGGCGCTGGAGCTGCTCGGCTCGGGCGCCGCGGTGGTCGCGGACCTGCACGGATGGGCCCGGATCGCCGTCGCGGGCTACGTCGCCGGCGGCCGCGCGGCGGGCGATGCGCTCCTGCGGGTGCGCGGGGACGTCCTGGGCGGGGTGGCGTCGACGAGACGCCGCGACGTTCTCCGCCACCTCGTCGTCGCGCTGGCATCGGCGCGCTCGGCACCTGCCCGCCTCTCCCAGGCCTCGACCGTTCGGAGCATCCCGTGA
- a CDS encoding PucR family transcriptional regulator: MDLRDITPEDLIPPLRKRLPDLLDEVSAALVAEWPDYSRFLHENRAEVAVAADAALRHLVTTATDGPDGEQPGIGEQDLFEEIGRMQWRDGREISSLLSAFQLGARVFWRHVSEIAVELNAAPRPLTALAEGVFLFVDRLSSAAARGYVLEQSEAAVARERLREELVGLLLSDRATAAAVQAAATRAGWTVPEQAAIVLVQPDSTIGLGVLARFDPACLLLNRPQLTGAIVPNPMLAGRRSRLATALRGTDAVVSVAVSVERLPATLHVAQIASRLQRTGVLTDDPLFAEEHLDAIIVHRDSRMLDVFRNQMLRPLEASAPASRARLSETLCSWLRHMGDRQAVAAELHVHPQTVRYRLARLHELFGAELDDPQTRLRLTLALAWGEPRSGEAGS; encoded by the coding sequence GTGGATCTGCGGGACATCACACCGGAAGACCTCATCCCACCACTCCGGAAACGGCTCCCGGATCTCCTCGACGAGGTCAGCGCCGCGCTCGTCGCGGAGTGGCCGGACTACTCCCGGTTCCTGCACGAGAACCGGGCCGAGGTGGCCGTGGCGGCGGACGCCGCGCTGCGCCACCTCGTCACGACCGCCACGGACGGGCCGGACGGCGAACAGCCGGGCATCGGCGAGCAGGACCTCTTCGAGGAGATCGGCCGCATGCAGTGGCGGGACGGGCGCGAGATCTCGTCGCTGCTGTCGGCCTTCCAGCTCGGTGCCCGGGTGTTCTGGCGGCACGTCTCCGAGATCGCCGTGGAGCTCAACGCGGCTCCCCGGCCGCTGACGGCGCTGGCGGAGGGCGTCTTCCTGTTCGTGGACCGGCTCTCCTCGGCGGCGGCCCGGGGCTACGTGCTCGAGCAGTCCGAGGCCGCGGTGGCGCGCGAGCGGCTGCGCGAGGAGCTGGTGGGCCTGCTGCTCTCGGACCGGGCGACGGCGGCCGCGGTGCAGGCCGCGGCCACCCGGGCCGGCTGGACCGTCCCCGAGCAGGCCGCGATCGTCCTGGTGCAGCCGGACAGCACGATCGGCCTCGGCGTCCTCGCCCGCTTCGACCCGGCCTGCCTGCTGCTCAACCGCCCGCAGCTGACGGGCGCGATCGTGCCGAACCCGATGCTGGCCGGGCGGCGCAGCCGGCTGGCGACGGCGCTGCGGGGGACGGACGCCGTCGTGAGCGTGGCGGTGAGCGTCGAGCGGCTGCCGGCGACGCTGCACGTCGCGCAGATCGCCTCCCGGCTGCAGCGCACCGGCGTGCTGACCGACGACCCGCTCTTCGCCGAGGAGCACCTCGACGCGATCATCGTGCACCGGGACTCGCGGATGCTCGACGTGTTCCGCAACCAGATGCTGCGGCCCCTCGAGGCGTCCGCCCCGGCCTCGCGGGCCCGGCTCTCCGAGACGCTGTGCTCCTGGCTGCGGCACATGGGGGACCGGCAGGCCGTGGCCGCCGAGCTGCACGTGCACCCGCAGACGGTCCGCTACCGCCTCGCGCGGCTGCACGAGCTCTTCGGGGCCGAGCTCGACGACCCGCAGACGCGGCTCAGGCTGACCCTGGCGCTGGCCTGGGGCGAGCCGCGATCGGGGGAGGCCGGCAGCTGA
- the iolC gene encoding 5-dehydro-2-deoxygluconokinase — MSNRDVSGDGSGAEVLTFGRSGVDVYPLQIGVGLEDVESFGKFLGGTTANVAVAAARMGRRAAIITGVGDDPFGRYVRKELVRLGVDDRHVVVNGAYPTPVTFCEIFPPDDFPLYFYRKPHAPDMQVSASDLDLDAVRAASLLWLSVSGLSEDPSRTAHHEALAARGPGSLTVLDLDYRPMFWVDAAAATAQVQKVLGQVSVAVGNREECEVAVGETDPERAADALLDAGVQLAVVKQGPKGVLAKSRTERVVSPPIPVTPLNGLGAGDSFGGSLAHGLLAGWPLETVLHRANAAGAIVASRLECSTAMPTPAEIDVLLAGGDPNENR, encoded by the coding sequence ATGAGCAACAGGGACGTTTCCGGCGACGGATCGGGCGCCGAGGTGCTGACCTTCGGCCGCAGCGGTGTCGACGTCTACCCCCTGCAGATCGGCGTCGGCCTGGAGGACGTCGAGTCGTTCGGCAAGTTCCTCGGCGGCACCACCGCGAACGTGGCCGTCGCCGCCGCGCGGATGGGCAGGCGCGCCGCGATCATCACCGGGGTCGGGGACGACCCGTTCGGCCGGTACGTGCGCAAGGAGCTCGTCCGCCTCGGCGTCGACGACCGGCACGTCGTCGTCAACGGGGCGTACCCCACGCCCGTCACCTTCTGCGAGATCTTCCCGCCGGACGACTTCCCGCTGTACTTCTACCGCAAGCCGCACGCGCCGGACATGCAGGTCAGCGCCTCGGACCTCGATCTCGACGCCGTCCGCGCCGCCTCGCTGCTGTGGCTCTCGGTCAGCGGGCTGTCCGAGGACCCGAGCCGCACCGCGCACCACGAGGCCCTCGCCGCCCGCGGCCCCGGCTCTCTCACCGTGCTGGACCTGGACTACCGGCCGATGTTCTGGGTGGACGCCGCGGCCGCCACCGCGCAGGTGCAGAAGGTACTCGGCCAGGTCAGCGTGGCCGTCGGCAACCGCGAGGAGTGCGAGGTCGCCGTCGGCGAGACGGACCCGGAGCGGGCCGCGGACGCCCTGCTCGACGCGGGCGTGCAGCTCGCCGTCGTCAAGCAGGGGCCGAAGGGCGTGCTGGCCAAGTCCCGCACCGAGCGGGTCGTGTCCCCGCCCATCCCCGTCACCCCGCTCAACGGCCTGGGCGCCGGGGACAGCTTCGGCGGGTCGCTGGCCCACGGGCTGCTGGCGGGCTGGCCGCTCGAGACGGTCCTGCACCGGGCGAACGCCGCCGGCGCGATCGTCGCCTCCCGCCTGGAGTGCTCCACCGCCATGCCCACCCCCGCCGAGATCGACGTCCTCCTCGCCGGCGGCGACCCGAACGAGAACAGGTGA
- a CDS encoding class I fructose-bisphosphate aldolase gives MAEIRDIRAHEPERIAALLASRRRRPFVPADGRLMIVAADHPARGALSARGRADAMASRPELLERLVTALGRPGVDGVLATSEILEDLLLLGALEDKVVVSSMNRGGLAGSVFEMDDRMTGYDVRGTVESGFDAAKMLTRIDLDDPTTVATLETCARAVTDLNRAKLVAMVEPFMSSRVNGKVVNDLSPEAVIKSVHIAQGLGAASAYTWLKLPVIDGMARVMEATTLPTLLLGGDPTVSPEETYASWKAALELPSVRGLIVGRALLYPADGDVAAAVDTAVSLVRPTAVVAA, from the coding sequence CTGGCCGAGATCCGGGACATCCGGGCGCATGAGCCCGAGCGCATCGCCGCCCTGCTCGCGTCCCGCCGGCGCCGGCCGTTCGTCCCCGCGGACGGCCGTCTGATGATCGTCGCCGCGGACCACCCGGCCCGCGGCGCCCTGTCCGCCCGCGGCCGCGCGGACGCCATGGCCAGCCGGCCCGAGCTGCTGGAGCGCCTGGTCACCGCACTCGGCCGGCCCGGCGTCGACGGGGTGCTCGCCACCTCGGAGATCCTCGAGGACCTGCTGCTCCTGGGGGCGCTGGAGGACAAGGTCGTCGTCTCGTCGATGAACCGCGGCGGCCTCGCCGGCTCGGTCTTCGAGATGGACGACCGGATGACCGGCTACGACGTCCGGGGCACCGTGGAGTCCGGCTTCGACGCCGCGAAGATGCTCACCCGCATCGACCTGGACGACCCGACGACCGTCGCGACGCTGGAGACCTGCGCCCGCGCCGTCACCGACCTGAACCGGGCCAAGCTCGTCGCCATGGTGGAGCCGTTCATGTCCAGCCGGGTGAACGGGAAGGTCGTCAACGACCTCTCGCCGGAGGCCGTGATCAAGTCCGTGCACATCGCGCAGGGCCTCGGCGCCGCCAGCGCGTACACCTGGCTCAAGCTCCCGGTGATCGACGGGATGGCCCGCGTCATGGAGGCCACCACGCTGCCGACCCTGCTGCTCGGCGGGGACCCCACCGTCTCGCCCGAGGAGACCTACGCGTCCTGGAAGGCGGCCCTCGAGCTGCCGTCCGTGCGCGGGCTGATCGTCGGGCGCGCGCTGCTGTACCCGGCGGACGGGGACGTGGCCGCGGCCGTCGACACCGCCGTCTCGCTGGTACGGCCCACCGCGGTGGTCGCGGCATGA
- the iolB gene encoding 5-deoxy-glucuronate isomerase: MTATTRTELYLPAGTGAADGFDLVVTPESAGWEHSSLRVLPLAPGAERTIETGGEEMFVVPLSGGATVTLGAESITLEGRESVFAGPTDVAYLPVRSTVTLAGSGRIALCGARTDTVLPFRYGPRAEVPVELRGAGQSSRQVRNFGTVGSFETGSIIACEVITPGGNWSSYPAHKHDEAGPHESELEEIYYFEIAPGPAGQPGLGFHRTSSSPGHEIDIMVEVHDRDTVLIPWGWHGPCAAAPGHDMYYLNVMAGPGDERAWLITDHPDQAWVRETWADQPVDARLGGQ, from the coding sequence ATGACCGCCACGACGAGGACCGAGCTGTACCTGCCGGCCGGCACCGGCGCCGCCGACGGGTTCGACCTGGTGGTGACTCCCGAGAGCGCGGGCTGGGAGCATTCCAGCCTGCGCGTGCTGCCCCTGGCCCCGGGTGCGGAGCGCACCATCGAGACCGGCGGCGAGGAGATGTTCGTCGTCCCCCTGTCCGGCGGGGCGACCGTGACCCTCGGGGCGGAGTCGATCACCCTGGAGGGCCGGGAGTCCGTGTTCGCCGGACCCACGGACGTCGCCTACCTGCCGGTCCGGTCCACCGTCACCCTCGCGGGATCCGGCCGGATCGCCCTCTGCGGGGCGCGGACGGACACGGTCCTCCCGTTCCGGTACGGGCCGAGGGCCGAGGTGCCCGTCGAGCTGCGCGGGGCCGGCCAGTCGAGCCGCCAGGTGCGCAACTTCGGCACCGTCGGCTCCTTCGAGACCGGCTCGATCATCGCCTGCGAGGTGATCACGCCGGGCGGGAACTGGTCCAGCTACCCCGCGCACAAGCACGACGAGGCGGGACCGCACGAGTCCGAGCTCGAGGAGATCTACTACTTCGAGATCGCACCGGGCCCCGCCGGACAGCCCGGCCTCGGGTTCCACCGCACCAGCAGCTCGCCCGGCCACGAGATCGACATCATGGTCGAGGTCCACGACCGGGACACGGTGCTGATCCCCTGGGGCTGGCACGGTCCGTGCGCCGCCGCGCCCGGACACGACATGTACTACCTCAACGTGATGGCCGGCCCCGGCGACGAGCGCGCCTGGCTGATCACGGACCACCCCGACCAGGCCTGGGTCCGTGAGACGTGGGCGGACCAGCCGGTCGACGCACGCCTGGGAGGGCAGTGA
- the iolD gene encoding 3D-(3,5/4)-trihydroxycyclohexane-1,2-dione acylhydrolase (decyclizing), whose protein sequence is MSETVRLTVAQAVVKFLAAQYSERDGVEQKLFEGCFGIFGHGNVAGIGQALLEAELDDPEALPYVLGRNEQAMVHTAVAYARMKDRLQTWAISTSVGPGATNMVTGAALATINRLPVLLLPADTFADRSASPLLQELELPSAGDVTVNDCFRPVSRYFDRVWRPEQLPAALLSAMRVLTDPVETGAVTVCFPQDVQAQAHDWPPELFAKRVWHVARPLPEKAALARAVEIIRSAERPLVVAGGGVHYSGATAALAAFCEATGIPVGQSQAGKGTLLYDHPQCLGAIGSTGSTAANAIAKDADVVIGIGTRYSDFTTASRTAFQNPDVRFVNVNVAGIDAVKHSGTSVVADARETLDALTGALDGYRVPESYVAEYAGLDAEWTETVRSVFHPEVPAAGAGGLLTQAEVIGMVNELSDPRDVVVCAAGSMPGDLHKLWQTRDAKGYHVEYGYSCMGYEVAGGLGVRLACPDRDVFVMVGDGSYLMMATELATAVQEGLKVITVLVQNHGFASIGALSQALGSQRFGTAYRYRSAETRRLDGDVLPLDLAANAESFGIRVIRTKGPEDFAAAIADAKAAPDSTVIYVETDPLIGAPDSNSWWDVPVSAVAGIESTRAARKVYDEAKATQKSFLAPSLPNTEGSTR, encoded by the coding sequence ATGTCCGAGACCGTTCGCCTGACGGTCGCGCAGGCGGTCGTGAAGTTCCTGGCCGCGCAGTACAGCGAGCGCGACGGCGTCGAGCAGAAGCTGTTCGAGGGCTGCTTCGGCATCTTCGGCCACGGCAACGTCGCGGGCATCGGCCAGGCGCTGCTGGAGGCCGAGCTCGACGATCCGGAGGCGCTGCCGTACGTCCTGGGCCGAAACGAGCAGGCCATGGTGCACACCGCCGTCGCCTACGCCCGGATGAAGGACCGGCTGCAGACCTGGGCGATCTCGACGAGCGTCGGCCCGGGTGCCACCAACATGGTCACCGGCGCCGCCCTCGCGACGATCAACCGGCTGCCCGTCCTGCTGCTGCCCGCAGACACCTTCGCGGACCGCAGCGCGTCCCCGCTGCTGCAGGAGCTGGAGCTCCCGTCCGCCGGCGACGTGACCGTCAACGACTGCTTCCGGCCCGTCTCCCGCTACTTCGACCGGGTCTGGCGGCCGGAGCAGCTGCCGGCGGCCCTGCTCAGCGCGATGCGGGTGCTGACGGACCCGGTCGAGACCGGCGCCGTGACGGTCTGCTTCCCGCAGGACGTCCAGGCCCAGGCGCACGACTGGCCGCCGGAGCTCTTCGCGAAGCGCGTCTGGCACGTCGCCCGGCCGCTGCCGGAGAAGGCCGCGCTCGCCCGCGCCGTGGAGATCATCCGCAGCGCGGAGCGCCCGCTCGTCGTCGCCGGCGGGGGCGTCCACTACTCCGGGGCGACGGCCGCGCTCGCCGCCTTCTGCGAGGCCACCGGCATCCCGGTCGGACAGAGCCAGGCAGGCAAGGGCACGCTGCTGTACGACCACCCGCAGTGCCTGGGTGCCATCGGCTCCACCGGCTCGACGGCCGCCAACGCGATCGCGAAGGACGCGGACGTCGTCATCGGCATCGGCACCCGGTACTCGGACTTCACCACGGCCAGCCGGACCGCGTTCCAGAACCCGGACGTCCGGTTCGTCAACGTCAACGTGGCGGGGATCGACGCGGTGAAGCACTCCGGTACCTCCGTCGTCGCGGACGCGCGGGAGACCCTCGACGCGCTGACCGGGGCGCTGGACGGCTACCGGGTCCCGGAGTCCTACGTCGCCGAGTACGCGGGCCTGGACGCCGAATGGACCGAGACCGTGCGCAGCGTCTTCCACCCGGAGGTCCCGGCCGCGGGCGCGGGTGGTCTGCTGACCCAGGCCGAGGTCATCGGGATGGTCAACGAGCTGTCCGACCCGCGCGACGTCGTCGTGTGCGCCGCCGGCTCCATGCCCGGTGACCTGCACAAGCTGTGGCAGACGCGGGACGCGAAGGGGTACCACGTCGAGTACGGGTACTCCTGCATGGGCTACGAGGTGGCCGGCGGTCTCGGGGTCCGGCTGGCCTGCCCGGACCGGGACGTCTTCGTCATGGTCGGCGACGGGTCGTACCTGATGATGGCCACCGAGCTCGCCACCGCCGTGCAGGAGGGGCTCAAGGTGATCACCGTCCTGGTGCAGAACCACGGCTTCGCCTCCATCGGCGCCCTGTCGCAAGCGCTGGGGTCGCAGCGGTTCGGTACCGCGTACCGCTACCGATCCGCCGAGACCAGAAGGCTCGACGGGGACGTGCTCCCGCTCGATCTCGCGGCCAACGCCGAGAGCTTCGGCATCCGGGTCATCCGCACCAAGGGCCCGGAGGACTTCGCCGCCGCGATCGCGGACGCGAAGGCCGCGCCGGACAGCACGGTCATCTACGTCGAGACGGATCCGCTGATCGGGGCGCCGGACTCGAACTCCTGGTGGGACGTCCCGGTCAGCGCGGTCGCGGGCATCGAGTCCACGCGCGCCGCACGCAAGGTCTACGACGAGGCGAAGGCGACCCAGAAGTCGTTCCTCGCCCCGTCCCTCCCGAACACAGAAGGAAGCACGCGATGA
- a CDS encoding CoA-acylating methylmalonate-semialdehyde dehydrogenase, protein MSTPTLGHWSAGAELPGTSDRYSDVTNPATGEVTAKLSLASSSDVETVVAAARDAFPGWRDTSLARRTQIMFRFRELLNERAPELAALITAEHGKVLSDAAGEVARGQEVVEFACGMPHLLKGSHTENASTKVDVSSIRQPLGPVAIISPFNFPAMVPMWFFPIAIATGNTVVLKPSEKVPSSALWMARLWKEAGLPDGVFNVLNGDKVAVDGLLTHPDIKSVSFVGSTPIARYVYETGTAHGKRVQALGGAKNHMVVLPDADLDLAADQAVNAGYGSAGERCMAISAVLAVGEIGDDLVDRIAKRTVSLRTGDGTRGADMGPLVTAAARDRVSGYVDAGEAAGATLVVDGRQISPDASGEGFFVGPTLFDHVGTDMSIYTDEIFGPVLSVIRVDTYDEAIALINANPYGNGTAIFTNDGGAARRFQNEVEVGMIGVNVPVPVPMAYYSFGGWKNSLFGDTHAHGTEGVHFFTRGKVVTTRWLDPSHGGINLGFPQNV, encoded by the coding sequence ATGAGCACCCCCACCCTGGGCCACTGGTCGGCCGGCGCCGAGCTGCCCGGCACGAGCGACCGGTACTCCGACGTCACCAACCCGGCGACCGGTGAGGTGACCGCGAAGCTCTCCCTCGCCTCGTCCTCGGACGTGGAGACCGTCGTGGCCGCCGCGAGGGACGCGTTCCCCGGTTGGCGGGACACCTCGCTGGCCCGGCGCACGCAGATCATGTTCCGGTTCCGCGAGCTGCTCAACGAGCGCGCGCCGGAGCTGGCGGCGCTGATCACCGCGGAGCACGGGAAGGTGCTCTCCGACGCCGCGGGCGAGGTCGCGCGCGGCCAGGAGGTCGTCGAGTTCGCGTGCGGGATGCCGCACCTGCTCAAGGGCAGCCACACGGAGAACGCCTCGACCAAGGTCGACGTGTCCTCCATCCGCCAGCCGCTCGGCCCGGTCGCGATCATCAGCCCGTTCAACTTCCCGGCGATGGTCCCGATGTGGTTCTTCCCCATCGCCATCGCGACCGGCAACACGGTCGTCCTCAAGCCCAGCGAGAAGGTCCCGTCCTCGGCGCTGTGGATGGCGCGGCTGTGGAAGGAGGCCGGGCTGCCCGACGGTGTGTTCAACGTCCTCAACGGGGACAAGGTCGCCGTCGACGGGCTGCTTACCCACCCGGACATCAAGTCGGTGTCCTTCGTCGGCTCCACGCCGATCGCCCGCTACGTCTACGAGACCGGGACCGCGCACGGCAAGCGCGTGCAGGCCCTCGGCGGCGCGAAGAACCACATGGTCGTGCTGCCGGACGCGGACCTCGACCTGGCCGCGGACCAGGCCGTCAACGCCGGCTACGGCTCGGCGGGGGAGCGCTGCATGGCGATCTCCGCAGTGCTGGCCGTCGGCGAGATCGGCGACGACCTGGTGGACCGGATCGCCAAGCGCACGGTCAGCCTGCGCACCGGCGACGGCACCCGGGGCGCCGACATGGGCCCGCTCGTCACCGCCGCCGCGCGGGACCGGGTCTCCGGCTACGTCGACGCGGGCGAGGCCGCGGGGGCGACGCTCGTCGTCGACGGACGGCAGATCAGCCCCGACGCCTCCGGTGAGGGCTTCTTCGTCGGCCCGACGCTGTTCGACCACGTCGGCACGGACATGTCGATCTACACCGACGAGATCTTCGGGCCGGTGCTCTCGGTGATCCGGGTGGACACCTACGACGAGGCGATCGCGCTGATCAACGCCAACCCGTACGGCAACGGCACCGCGATCTTCACCAACGACGGCGGCGCCGCCCGCCGGTTCCAGAACGAGGTCGAGGTCGGCATGATCGGCGTGAACGTGCCGGTCCCGGTGCCCATGGCGTACTACTCCTTCGGCGGCTGGAAGAACTCCCTGTTCGGCGACACGCACGCGCACGGCACCGAAGGGGTCCACTTCTTCACCCGCGGAAAGGTCGTGACCACCCGTTGGCTCGACCCGTCCCACGGCGGGATCAACCTGGGGTTCCCGCAGAACGTCTGA
- a CDS encoding Rv1733c family protein yields MRPDPRPRKHAASIGALPRRGTDLAEAALCWVVGIGGLVALVVALVVGMELRSSGSVRAQAEAADRTLVPAVLQAPTAGVVTLDAVSVPVQQVEASWAGPDGRAHTGLIDVTGTVAAGTTVRTWVDRTGAPVEPPLEPMQVTITAVVVGALTLACAGLVLLLLFTGVRSLIARRNDRNWAAEWALVEPAWSGRA; encoded by the coding sequence GTGCGACCCGACCCGCGCCCCCGCAAGCACGCGGCGTCGATCGGTGCCCTGCCGCGCCGCGGCACCGACCTCGCCGAGGCGGCGTTGTGCTGGGTCGTGGGGATCGGTGGGCTGGTGGCCCTGGTCGTCGCGCTCGTGGTGGGGATGGAGCTGCGGTCGAGCGGATCGGTCCGCGCGCAGGCCGAGGCGGCGGACCGCACGCTCGTTCCGGCGGTGCTGCAGGCGCCGACGGCCGGTGTCGTCACCCTCGACGCCGTGTCGGTGCCCGTGCAGCAGGTCGAGGCGAGCTGGGCGGGCCCGGACGGCCGTGCCCACACCGGCCTGATCGACGTCACCGGCACCGTCGCGGCGGGCACCACCGTCAGGACCTGGGTGGACCGCACCGGCGCGCCCGTCGAGCCCCCGCTCGAGCCGATGCAGGTGACGATCACCGCGGTCGTGGTCGGCGCCCTGACCCTCGCCTGTGCGGGCCTGGTGCTCCTGCTGCTCTTCACCGGCGTGCGGAGCCTGATCGCCCGGCGCAACGACCGGAACTGGGCCGCGGAGTGGGCGCTCGTCGAGCCCGCGTGGTCGGGGCGCGCGTAG
- a CDS encoding YchJ family protein — MSCPCGLGEPYDACCGRFHAGKPAPTAELLMRSRYTAFARGDTAYLLRTWHPTTRPRRLRLDPTQVWTGLEIHDRSGGGLFDTEGTVEFTAHHDRGSQHERSRFVREDGAWTYVD, encoded by the coding sequence GTGTCCTGTCCCTGCGGGCTCGGTGAGCCCTACGACGCCTGCTGCGGCCGCTTCCACGCCGGGAAGCCCGCGCCCACGGCCGAGTTGCTGATGCGCTCCCGCTACACCGCCTTCGCCCGCGGCGACACCGCGTACCTGTTGCGCACCTGGCATCCGACGACGCGACCGCGCCGGCTGCGGCTCGACCCCACGCAGGTCTGGACCGGCCTGGAGATCCACGACCGCAGCGGCGGCGGGCTGTTCGACACCGAGGGAACGGTCGAGTTCACCGCCCACCACGACCGGGGCAGCCAGCACGAGCGGAGCCGCTTCGTCCGCGAGGACGGGGCCTGGACCTACGTCGACTGA